Part of the Nitrospirota bacterium genome is shown below.
GTAGCTGATGAACTTGGCCATGCCCTTGTCCGCACTGACCTTAGTCAAGGCCGCCGTCAACGTCGTCTTGCCATGGTCCACGTGCCCGATCGTCCCGATATTCACATGCGGCTTCCGCCGCTCATATTTCGCCTTCGCCATGCCTTACTCCCTTTCTAAAAATCACCAGAGGTACTATCCCGTCGCGCCGACATATTCCTAGCGCTTCAGGTCGAGCAAGCTCCGTTTGGAGCCCACGACGCGGATCGAACGCGTGACCTCGTCCTTACCAAGGACGTGCTCTACCAACTGAGCTACGTGGGCCAACACTGCATGCCTTCTTCCGCCGCGTCCATCGTATTCGCTCCGAGTCGAGTCAGCTCGGACTGGAGCGGGCGATGGGATTTGAACCCACGACAGCCAGCTTGGAAGGCTGGAACTCTACCACTGAGCTACGCCCGCCCGTCGTCTGCCCACACTCGATGCCGCACAGATCCACACACCGCACTTGATCAAGCTTCCGGTCCCACAGGCCTACATGGTGGGCAGGCAAGGATTCGAACCTTGGAAGCCGATGGCAACAGATTTACAGTCTGCCCCCTTTGGCCACTTGGGTACCTGCCCGAAACGCCATGCATGACAAATCTATATGCACAATTACCGACTTCTTTTTCATCGCATGATGAGGAAAGAAGAGTAAACCGATCCACGCACTTCTCCTCTCTCCTTACAAATAAGGATTTAAGCGGGGAAATGCGGGCACGGCCTTGTTCAGGAAACGCTCGATTCTATTGATCAAGTGCTGCGAAGTCAAGGGCCAAAATCAGAATAGTCTCGTTTCCCTCCGACAACCTCTCAACCCATTGCCCTGACAAACTTCGCCTCACTCCTGACTTGCGACACCGCTATCCTGAGCCAACTCCATTGTGCCATGAATATCCCAGAGATATTTCACGGTGTTAGAGAAAGGGGGGCCTGACTGTCACATTGCCTCGGTCGCTTGCCGCTCTGCTCCGGCCAGGAAAATGCCGCGGCGGCACGGGCAAAAAGACCCGGGGAGAATCCCATGACATCCTTTATGAGTACTGCCGCTTCCTGAGAGGAGAGACGCGATGCAGCAGCCAGGTATCGCTTTTGAGCCACAACCCTCTCCTGAGGATCCTCCGGCTCGTAATACCCTCGAAGAATCCCACCCCTATCGGCAGCCCTGAGACGACGCACCCATTCATCCTGACTCTTCCCTGGCTTCTGAATCGACTGCCTTGTCCCATTCGCCACTTCCAACTGGTTCCAGACCAT
Proteins encoded:
- a CDS encoding GTP-binding protein yields the protein MAKAKYERRKPHVNIGTIGHVDHGKTTLTAALTKVSADKGMAKFISY